In a single window of the Lepidochelys kempii isolate rLepKem1 chromosome 21, rLepKem1.hap2, whole genome shotgun sequence genome:
- the AHCYL1 gene encoding S-adenosylhomocysteine hydrolase-like protein 1 isoform X1, protein MSVPESAVGDEMKQAKEIEDAEKYSFMATVTKAPKKQIQFADDMQEFSKFPTKTGRRSLSRSISQSSTDSYSSAASYTDSSDDEVSPREKQQTNSKGSSNFCVKNIKQAEFGRREIEIAEQDMSALISLRKRAQGEKPLAGAKIVGCTHITAQTAVLIETLCALGAQCRWSACNIYSTQNEVAAALAEAGVAVFAWKGESEDDFWWCIDRCVNMDGWQANMILDDGGDLTHWVYKKYPNVFKKIRGIVEESVTGVHRLYQLSKAGKLCVPAMNVNDSVTKQKFDNLYCCRESILDGLKRTTDVMFGGKQVVVCGYGEVGKGCCAALKALGAIVNITEIDPICALQACMDGFRVVKLNEVIRQVDVVITCTGNKNVVTREHLDRMKNSCIVCNMGHSNTEIDVTSLRTPELTWERVRSQVDHVIWPDGKRVVLLAEGRLLNLSCSTVPTFVLSITATTQALALIELYNAPEGRYKQDVYLLPKKMDEYVASLHLPSFDAHLTELTDDQAKYLGLNKNGPFKPNYYRY, encoded by the exons CAAATCCAGTTTGCGGATGACATGCAGGAGTTCAGCAAGTTCCCAACCAAGACTGGCCGCAGGTCCTTGTCTCGCTCCATCTCGCAATCTTCCACTGACAGCTACAGCTCTG CTGCATCCTACACAGACAGTTCTGATGATGAGGTCTCCCCACGAGAGAAACAGCAAACCAACTCCAAGGGCAGCAGCAACTTCTGTGTGAAGAACATCAAGCAGGCAGAGTTCGGGCGCCGGGAGATTGAGATCGCTGAACAAG ACATGTCTGCTCTGATTTCACTCAGGAAACGGGCCCAGGGAGAGAAACCTTTGGCTGGAGCTAAAATAGTGGGCTGTACACACATTACAGCACAGACTGCG GTGTTAATTGAGACACTGTGCGCGCTGGGGGCTCAGTGCCGCTGGTCTGCTTGCAACATCTATTCCACTCAGAACGAGGTGGCTGCTGCCTTAGCGGAGGCTG GTGTTGCTGTGTTTGCCTGGAAGGGGGAGTCAGAGGATGATTTCTGGTGGTGCATTGACCGTTGTGTTAACATGGATGGTTGGCAGGCCAACATG ATCCTGGATGATGGTGGAGATCTGACCCACTGGGTTTATAAGAAATATCCCAATGTTTTTAAGAAGATCCGTGGCATCGTAGAGGAGAGCGTGACTGGTGTGCACAG GCTGTACCAGCTGTCCAAGGCTGGGAAACTGTGTGTCCCAGCCATGAATGTCAATGACTCTGTCACCAAACAGAAATTCGATAACCTGTACTGTTGCAGAGAGTCCATCTTGGACGG CCTAAAGAGGACCACAGATGTGATGTTTGGAGGGAAACAAGTGGTGGTGTGTGGCTATGGTGAG GTTGGGAAGGGATGTTGCGCAGCTCTGAAAGCCCTTGGAGCCATAGTCAACATCACCGAGATTGACCCCATCTGTGCTCTCCAAGCCTG CATGGATGGCTTCCGGGTGGTGAAACTCAATGAAGTGATCCGCCAGGTGGATGTGGTCATAACCTGCACAG GAAATAAGAACGTGGTGACCAGGGAACACTTGGACCGAATGAAGAACAGCTGCATTGTGTGTAACATGGGCCATTCCAACACTGAAATTGATGTG ACCAGTCTCCGTACCCCGGAGCTGACCTGGGAGCGTGTCCGCTCACAGGTGGACCATGTCATCTGGCCAGATGGCAAACGGGTGGTCCTGCTGGCTGAG GGTCGTCTTCTCAATCTGAGCTGTTCAACAGTTCCCACCTTTGTTCTGTCCATCACAGCCACCACTCAG GctctagctctgattgagctctACAATGCTCCCGAGGGACGTTACAAGCAAGACGTGTACTTGCTGCCTAAAAAGATGG ATGAATACGTTGCCAGCTTGCACCTGCCTTCATTTGATGCCCATCTGACAGAACTAACAGATGATCAAGCGAAATACCTGGGACTCAACAAAAACGGGCCTTTCAAACCCAACTATTACAG ATACTGA
- the AHCYL1 gene encoding S-adenosylhomocysteine hydrolase-like protein 1 isoform X2 produces MSVPESAVGDEMKQAKEIEDAEKYSFMATVTKAPKKQIQFADDMQEFSKFPTKTGRRSLSRSISQSSTDSYSSAASYTDSSDDEVSPREKQQTNSKGSSNFCVKNIKQAEFGRREIEIAEQDMSALISLRKRAQGEKPLAGAKIVGCTHITAQTAVLIETLCALGAQCRWSACNIYSTQNEVAAALAEAGVAVFAWKGESEDDFWWCIDRCVNMDGWQANMILDDGGDLTHWVYKKYPNVFKKIRGIVEESVTGVHRLYQLSKAGKLCVPAMNVNDSVTKQKFDNLYCCRESILDGLKRTTDVMFGGKQVVVCGYGEVGKGCCAALKALGAIVNITEIDPICALQACMDGFRVVKLNEVIRQVDVVITCTGNKNVVTREHLDRMKNSCIVCNMGHSNTEIDVTSLRTPELTWERVRSQVDHVIWPDGKRVVLLAEGRLLNLSCSTVPTFVLSITATTQALALIELYNAPEGRYKQDVYLLPKKMDEYVASLHLPSFDAHLTELTDDQAKYLGLNKNGPFKPNYYR; encoded by the exons CAAATCCAGTTTGCGGATGACATGCAGGAGTTCAGCAAGTTCCCAACCAAGACTGGCCGCAGGTCCTTGTCTCGCTCCATCTCGCAATCTTCCACTGACAGCTACAGCTCTG CTGCATCCTACACAGACAGTTCTGATGATGAGGTCTCCCCACGAGAGAAACAGCAAACCAACTCCAAGGGCAGCAGCAACTTCTGTGTGAAGAACATCAAGCAGGCAGAGTTCGGGCGCCGGGAGATTGAGATCGCTGAACAAG ACATGTCTGCTCTGATTTCACTCAGGAAACGGGCCCAGGGAGAGAAACCTTTGGCTGGAGCTAAAATAGTGGGCTGTACACACATTACAGCACAGACTGCG GTGTTAATTGAGACACTGTGCGCGCTGGGGGCTCAGTGCCGCTGGTCTGCTTGCAACATCTATTCCACTCAGAACGAGGTGGCTGCTGCCTTAGCGGAGGCTG GTGTTGCTGTGTTTGCCTGGAAGGGGGAGTCAGAGGATGATTTCTGGTGGTGCATTGACCGTTGTGTTAACATGGATGGTTGGCAGGCCAACATG ATCCTGGATGATGGTGGAGATCTGACCCACTGGGTTTATAAGAAATATCCCAATGTTTTTAAGAAGATCCGTGGCATCGTAGAGGAGAGCGTGACTGGTGTGCACAG GCTGTACCAGCTGTCCAAGGCTGGGAAACTGTGTGTCCCAGCCATGAATGTCAATGACTCTGTCACCAAACAGAAATTCGATAACCTGTACTGTTGCAGAGAGTCCATCTTGGACGG CCTAAAGAGGACCACAGATGTGATGTTTGGAGGGAAACAAGTGGTGGTGTGTGGCTATGGTGAG GTTGGGAAGGGATGTTGCGCAGCTCTGAAAGCCCTTGGAGCCATAGTCAACATCACCGAGATTGACCCCATCTGTGCTCTCCAAGCCTG CATGGATGGCTTCCGGGTGGTGAAACTCAATGAAGTGATCCGCCAGGTGGATGTGGTCATAACCTGCACAG GAAATAAGAACGTGGTGACCAGGGAACACTTGGACCGAATGAAGAACAGCTGCATTGTGTGTAACATGGGCCATTCCAACACTGAAATTGATGTG ACCAGTCTCCGTACCCCGGAGCTGACCTGGGAGCGTGTCCGCTCACAGGTGGACCATGTCATCTGGCCAGATGGCAAACGGGTGGTCCTGCTGGCTGAG GGTCGTCTTCTCAATCTGAGCTGTTCAACAGTTCCCACCTTTGTTCTGTCCATCACAGCCACCACTCAG GctctagctctgattgagctctACAATGCTCCCGAGGGACGTTACAAGCAAGACGTGTACTTGCTGCCTAAAAAGATGG ATGAATACGTTGCCAGCTTGCACCTGCCTTCATTTGATGCCCATCTGACAGAACTAACAGATGATCAAGCGAAATACCTGGGACTCAACAAAAACGGGCCTTTCAAACCCAACTATTACAGGTAA